Genomic segment of Zootoca vivipara chromosome 4, rZooViv1.1, whole genome shotgun sequence:
CACATTTAATCCTGAAACGTTCAATATATATGTAGATATATTTTTTCCCTTTGAGTTGAAATTGGCAGACTGAAAAATATGTTTTCTTCTTCAGAAAACCTCTATACTAAGATGTTATTGACAAACTTCATACAATTGCCTTTAACCTCTGCCTATGTAGGTACCATAGGTGTCCGTGTGACAGCATGAATGAACTTGTACATGAGTGTGTGCATGTCATtctttctaaaacaaaaaaagttggcaacttaCAACTTTGGACCATCATATTCATTCTAAAAATGCATAGTCCTGCCCCAGAGAGATACTAAAGGGACAGGTATTTCCCCCGCTTTGCTCTATGCATATTATAACTAAGCTAAAATTACAGTGAAAGAAAATATATCCTGGCACTTTAGTACTGGTTGAGTGGGCACTTGTATGCAGTACTTATAGACCAGTAAAAGTGCTCGTTTACCTGTCTGGTGTGCAAGGGGCCCTTTGTCTTGAAGCCTCCTTGGGAACTGCACTCTGAGGCACTGAAGTGATCTGAACTAGTGGAAGAGCGTTTGGAAAGGGTATCACAACCCCCAACAAAGGTGTTGTCCAAAGGGAGTTCCTGAATCACGTGGTGCTTTTTCACCGACACGGGAGTGTCAGGCTTAAGATGGAAAGCGGACTGCGGAGAGGCAGATTTGTAATGCTTAGCAAGGTCAGGGCTGTTAGGCTTAAAGGTGGTGGGCGGGGCCGTGCCCCAGTCAAATCTTCCTATACCTTGCTCTTCCAGCTCAGCTGGAAGGCTAATGGTCCCGTTGATAGGTTCATGAACGGCATCCTCCGGTTTGGATTCCTCAATGGTAACAAAATTCAACAGGGAACTCTTGGGAGACTTCCTTTTCTTCCGCTTCTTTTTCTTGTTCTGTTTGTTCTCCTGGTTGGGAGACATCCACTCAGCCCCTTGCTTGCTCCTCTGGGCAGCTTTGAAGCGGGAGGCGTGGCGGCAGCGAACCAGAACAGTGACAAATATCACCACAATGACCACCATGGCACCTGCCACAATAGCAATCATGATTGTAAGGTAGTCCTCATTTTGATAAGGCTGGCTACTGTCGCCGATGTTCCTGTCCAAAGGTGTTTCCATAGTCCTGCGGATCAAGTCATAGATATAAGAGGCATTTCCAGCCGTGTCATTGACGTACAAAAACACAAGGACAAGGGTATGCAGAGATTTAGGATAACCCAGGTCACTGATATTGACCACTAATCGATGCAGCCCTACATCAGTAGGAGTAGGTTTTTCTTCCAGGGTAATGTTACCCGTCACCGGATCAATACGAAACAAACCTTTGTTGTTTCCACTTACAATTGTATATTTCAGCTCGGCGTTCATTCCCGTGTCAATGTCAACGGCAAACACTTCAGCCACAACAGAGCCAGGGATTGCAGAGAGAGGCACCAGCTTAAAAGAAGTATTTGAAGGTGGGTAGATGACCACAGGGCTGTTGTCATTAACATCCATGACATTTATAGTGACTTTTGCAGTAGAAGAACGAGGCGGCTGTCCTCCATCGATGGCCTTGACGTCAAAGGTGTAGGAACTCTGCTGCTCTCGGTCAAAAGAAACGTTGGACTTTATAACTCCAGAGTAAGGATCCAGAACAAAGTTCTCATTGTCGTTCAGGATGGAAAGAGTCACAGCTTTATTTTCTCCTGCATCTGCATCAGTCACCGTGATCACTCCTACGGTGCTATACTTTGGTAAGTTCTCCGACACAAAAAACTGAAAATGGTTATGAGTAAATTTGGGACTGTTGTCATTCTCGTCCAATACTGTCACGATTACAGCAGCTTGACTCTGCAGGGGAGGGGTGCCATTGTCTCGGGCCGTAACAGTAAAAATGAACCTCTCCTGCTCCTCTCTGTCAAAGACTCGGGAAGCTGTCAAAACCCCTGTCTTTCGATCCAAATCAAAAAAGGAGGCGTTGGGGCCAAGCTGATAAACAATGTCTGCATTTTTCCCACTGTCCTCATCTGTGGCACTAATAGTTGTTAAGTACAGACCCCGGCGGTTGTTTTCGGAAACGGACAGCTCAATTACAGGCTGGCTGAAAATTGGCGGGTTGTCATTTTCGTCTTCCAGCTTAACTCTTACTAGGGCAGTCTGGTTCAAACTGGGCTTGCCGGAATCGGAGGCAACTATCTTAAAGCTGAATTCTTTGGTGCCCTCATAGTCCAGCAAGGAAGAGGTCTCTAGCAAGTACTGGTTGTCATAAACAGCCTTCAAGTGGAATGGCACTTCTCTCTCAATGAAACAGATCACTTTGCCATTCACATCAGTATCCTTATCTGAGACCGTAATTAGGGCAATCTTGGTATTGATGGGGTCTTTCTCAGATAAGTACACTGTGCCATTGATGGGACTTATAATGTACCTGAGGTCTATGTTAGGGGGGTTATCATTAACATCAGTCACATTGATGGAAACAGTTGCCCGGGCAGGTGTCGAGCTACCATCACTGGCCAGCACTGTCACCTTGTGGATGGCAGTCTCCTCTCGGTCTAAGGCCCTCTGAACTGTCACCAGCCCAGTTGTGTTGTTTAAAGCAAAGAGTCTTTTAGTTGCAGGAGCAACCTGGGCACCAAAAATATATCTGATTTCCGCATTGCTTCCTATATCTGCGTCTGTGGCATGCAGCTGAATGACCGAGGTACCTACAGGGGCATTCTCTGGTATGTGAACCTCCACCTGACTCTCTTTAAAAACCGGCCTGTTGTCATTGACATCACTTACTGTGACCTGGAGGATAGCTGTGCTGGATTTCTGGGGGGTTCCTCCATCCTCGACTTTGATTTTCATCACATAGGTATCTTTGTGCTCCCTGTCTAAGTTCTGCTGCACAATCAGCTGAGGCCACTTCTCCCCTTCTGGAGTTTCCACGATATCCAGCCCAAAGACACTTTGCCCATTCAAAAGTTCATAGTGCTGTACCCCATTGAAGCCAGTGTCGGGGTCCGTGGCTGACGGGATCGGAAAGCGGCTGTTGATCAGAGTGTTTTCAGGTATGGAGATGTTGATGACAGGGGAGGGAAACATGGGGGCATTGTCATTGGTATCCTTCACAATTATTTTGATCTTGATCAGCCGAAAAAAGTCGTTTGGGAGAATCACCACCTCCAGTTCAAAGAAGCACTCATTCTCTTCAGCATAGGCAGCTCCTGCACAGAGTCTCTCTCTGTCGATTCTGTTGGAGGTGGTAAAGATCTCCCCTGTGGTGCTGGACACTTTCACCAAAGGGGAATCCCCTGCTTTGGAGACCAGTCTGTAGACAAGACTAGCGCTGGTTCCTGTGGCGGCATTGATGTGAGAAATGTTCAGATCCTTTGGTATGTTCCCGATGGGGACGTTTTCCGGTAGCTCCTCTCGGATGGTGTAAATAAGTTCTTGAGCCACAGCAGAATCCAGCCTTAAACAGGCAATCAGGGCAGCCAACAGGTAAAAATCCCTCAGGTCCATGATAATGTGTTTATAGCTCCTTCTCAGGGTTTCAGGGTTTCAACGATGGAATGCTGCTGCCTCGGGAGGACTGCAGAATGCATCACATCAGAGCTCTTGCTTCCAGACAGCCACTGTCAACacaatcacaacaacaacaacaataaaaaagaagtgtTATTGACTCATTTTAACTGACACCACATGCAACTGCCAAGCCCTGCTCCACGTTTCTGCAACAGACTTGCAAACACCTGGCAcctgcttttcttccttcctttcatttgtGTGTGCAAGCAGTTCCTCTCCATGAATGTGCCAGTATACCACACATTCAGAATGAAATTAACTAGTTACAAGATTGATGGGAGAGAAGccgtttccttctctctccctccctctctctcacacacatacacatggttGTTCAAATCAGTCCATTGAACTGAGCATACCATGCAATGCTTTCTCCTTCCACCCCAAAATTtagtggaagtttttttttttaaaaaaagaaatgcatagCATGAATTGTATGCCCACTGCAATTTAAAGCAC
This window contains:
- the PCDH9 gene encoding protocadherin-9; the encoded protein is MDLRDFYLLAALIACLRLDSAVAQELIYTIREELPENVPIGNIPKDLNISHINAATGTSASLVYRLVSKAGDSPLVKVSSTTGEIFTTSNRIDRERLCAGAAYAEENECFFELEVVILPNDFFRLIKIKIIVKDTNDNAPMFPSPVINISIPENTLINSRFPIPSATDPDTGFNGVQHYELLNGQSVFGLDIVETPEGEKWPQLIVQQNLDREHKDTYVMKIKVEDGGTPQKSSTAILQVTVSDVNDNRPVFKESQVEVHIPENAPVGTSVIQLHATDADIGSNAEIRYIFGAQVAPATKRLFALNNTTGLVTVQRALDREETAIHKVTVLASDGSSTPARATVSINVTDVNDNPPNIDLRYIISPINGTVYLSEKDPINTKIALITVSDKDTDVNGKVICFIEREVPFHLKAVYDNQYLLETSSLLDYEGTKEFSFKIVASDSGKPSLNQTALVRVKLEDENDNPPIFSQPVIELSVSENNRRGLYLTTISATDEDSGKNADIVYQLGPNASFFDLDRKTGVLTASRVFDREEQERFIFTVTARDNGTPPLQSQAAVIVTVLDENDNSPKFTHNHFQFFVSENLPKYSTVGVITVTDADAGENKAVTLSILNDNENFVLDPYSGVIKSNVSFDREQQSSYTFDVKAIDGGQPPRSSTAKVTINVMDVNDNSPVVIYPPSNTSFKLVPLSAIPGSVVAEVFAVDIDTGMNAELKYTIVSGNNKGLFRIDPVTGNITLEEKPTPTDVGLHRLVVNISDLGYPKSLHTLVLVFLYVNDTAGNASYIYDLIRRTMETPLDRNIGDSSQPYQNEDYLTIMIAIVAGAMVVIVVIFVTVLVRCRHASRFKAAQRSKQGAEWMSPNQENKQNKKKKRKKRKSPKSSLLNFVTIEESKPEDAVHEPINGTISLPAELEEQGIGRFDWGTAPPTTFKPNSPDLAKHYKSASPQSAFHLKPDTPVSVKKHHVIQELPLDNTFVGGCDTLSKRSSTSSDHFSASECSSQGGFKTKGPLHTRQVNEHFYWSISTAYKCPLNQY